Proteins found in one Papio anubis isolate 15944 chromosome 13, Panubis1.0, whole genome shotgun sequence genomic segment:
- the LOC101016746 gene encoding dopamine beta-hydroxylase, with protein MQAPSRWCRWASLPCPSVREAAFMYSTAVAVFLVILVAALQGSAPPESPFLYRIPLDPEESLELSWNVSYPQEAIFFQLLVKQLKAGVLFGMSDRGELENADLVVLWTDGDTAYFADAWSDQKGQIHLDPQQDYQLLQVERTPEGLALLFKRPFGTCDPKDYLIEDGTVHLVYGILEEPFRSLEAINSSGLRTGLQRVQLLKPNITFPATPSDTYTMDIHAPDIQIPNQVTTYWCYIHELPEGFPRHHIVKYEPIVTKGNEALVHHMEIFQCAPEMDNVPHFNGPCDSKMKPDRLNYCRHVLAAWALGAKAFYYPEEAGIAFGGPGSSRYVRLEVHYHNPLVIEGRRDSSGIRLYYTDKLRRFNAGIMELGLVYTPVMAIPPRETAFVLTGYCTDKCTQLGAFLLRGHLCVCTSLSSNNHGSH; from the exons ATGCAGGCCCCCAGTCGGTGGTGTCGCTGGGCCAGCCTGCCCTGCCCCAGCGTGAGGGAGGCCGCCTTCATGTACAGCACAGCAGTGGCCGTCTTCCTGGTCATCCTGGTGGCTGCACTGCAGGGCTCGGCTCCCCCTGAGAGCCCCTTCCTCTACCGCATCCCCCTGGACCCCGAGGAGTCCCTGGAGCTCTCATGGAATGTCAGCTACCCCCAGGAGGCCATcttcttccagctcctggtgAAGCAGCTCAAGGCTGGGGTCCTGTTTGGGATGTCCGACCGTGGCGAGCTGGAGAACGCAGACCTCGTGGTGCTCTGGACCGATGGGGACACTGCCTATTTTGCG GATGCCTGGAGTGACCAGAAGGGGCAGATCCACCTGGATCCCCAGCAGGACTATCAGCTGCTGCAGGTGGAGAGGACCCCAGAAGGCCTGGCCCTGCTTTTCAAGAGGCCCTTTGGCACCTGCGACCCCAAGGATTACCTCATCGAG GACGGCACAGTCCACTTGGTCTACGGGATCCTGGAGGAGCCATTCCGGTCACTGGAGGCCATCAACAGCTCAGGCCTGCGGACGGGGCTACAGAGGGTGCAGCTCCTGAAGCCCAATATCACCTTCCCGGCCACGCCCTCAGACACGTACACCATGGATATCCACGCTCCCGATATCCAGATCCCCAACCAGGTGACCACGTACTGGTGCTACATCCACGAGCTTCCCGAGGGCTTCCCTCGGCACCACATTGTCAAG TACGAGCCCATCGTCACTAAGGGCAACGAGGCCCTCGTGCACCACATGGAAATCTTCCAGTGCGCCCCCGAGATGGACAACGTCCCCCACTTCAACGGGCCCTGTGACTCCAAGATGAAACCTGACCGCCTCAACTACTGCCGCCACGTGCTGGCCGCCTGGGCCCTGGGTGCCAAG GCATTTTACTACCCGGAGGAAGCCGGCATTGCCTTCGGGGGCCCTGGGTCCTCCAGATACGTCCGCCTGGAAGTTCACTACCACAACCCGCTGGTGATAGAAG GACGGCGCGACTCCTCAGGCATCCGCTTGTACTACACAGACAAGCTGCGGCGCTTCAATGCGGGGATCATGGAGCTGGGACTGGTGTACACGCCAGTGATGGCTATTCCACCACGGGAGACCGCCTTCGTCCTCACTGGCTACTGCACGGACAAGTGTACCCAGCTG GGTGCCTTCCTGCTGAGaggccatttgtgtgtgtgcacctcCCTCTCCAGCAATAACCATGGCTCCCACTAG